A DNA window from Bradyrhizobium sp. CCBAU 53421 contains the following coding sequences:
- the phnL gene encoding phosphonate C-P lyase system protein PhnL, whose amino-acid sequence MPARINTSDIALQAHGLTKRFILHTQGGTEIPVFDGIDLRVVPGECVCLHGPSGAGKSTLLRSLYANYKPDAGKILVQHDGSTVDLLAVEPWEVIEIRRRTIGYVSQFLHVIPRVPALHIVAEPAIVNGVDPDTAYGAARTLLSRLRVPKRLWSLAPATFSGGEQQRVNVARGFIVEYPVLLLDEPTASLDAANRQTVVELIDEAKARGAAIVGIFHDEEVREAVADRLFEVGQPLLRKRLPNTAGEAAA is encoded by the coding sequence ATGCCAGCCAGAATAAACACCAGCGATATCGCCCTTCAAGCTCACGGCCTGACAAAGAGATTCATCCTCCACACGCAGGGCGGGACGGAGATTCCCGTTTTTGATGGTATCGATCTCAGGGTAGTCCCCGGAGAATGCGTCTGCCTGCATGGACCATCTGGTGCCGGCAAGTCGACGCTGTTGCGTTCCCTATATGCCAACTACAAGCCCGATGCTGGGAAGATCCTGGTTCAACACGACGGCAGTACCGTCGATCTGCTGGCGGTCGAGCCCTGGGAAGTGATCGAGATCCGGCGACGAACCATTGGCTATGTCAGCCAATTCCTGCACGTGATTCCAAGAGTGCCGGCGCTGCATATTGTCGCCGAGCCCGCGATCGTGAACGGCGTTGACCCGGACACGGCGTACGGCGCCGCTCGCACCCTTCTTTCCCGTCTCCGCGTCCCGAAGCGGCTGTGGTCTCTAGCGCCGGCCACGTTTTCTGGCGGTGAGCAGCAGCGCGTCAACGTCGCCCGCGGGTTTATCGTAGAATACCCGGTCCTGCTTCTCGACGAACCGACGGCCTCCCTTGACGCCGCCAATCGCCAGACCGTGGTTGAGCTAATCGACGAGGCCAAGGCGCGCGGGGCGGCTATTGTTGGCATCTTCCACGATGAGGAGGTGCGCGAGGCTGTCGCCGACCGCCTGTTCGAGGTGGGCCAGCCATTGCTTCGGAAGCGACTGCCCAATACGGCGGGGGAGGCCGCCGCATAA